The following coding sequences lie in one Mycobacterium sp. Z3061 genomic window:
- a CDS encoding DUF3618 domain-containing protein, whose protein sequence is MADRDPDTIKQEIDQAREQLAATVDSLAERANPRRLADDVKAKVIEFLNKPIVTVSLTGIGAAAVVVVIYRIRKR, encoded by the coding sequence GTGGCGGACCGCGATCCCGACACCATCAAGCAGGAGATCGACCAGGCCCGCGAGCAGCTGGCGGCAACCGTCGACTCGCTTGCTGAGCGGGCCAACCCTCGCCGCCTCGCCGACGACGTCAAGGCCAAGGTCATCGAGTTCCTGAACAAGCCCATCGTGACGGTGTCGCTGACCGGGATCGGCGCGGCCGCCGTCGTGGTGGTGATCTACCGGATCCGGAAGCGCTGA
- the bcp gene encoding thioredoxin-dependent thiol peroxidase — protein sequence MTETTRLAPGDKAPAFNLPDADGNTVKLSDYKGRRVVVYFYPAASTPGCTKQACDFRDSLAELNEAGIDVVGISPDKPEKLAKFRDAEGLTFPLLSDPERKVLTAYGAFGEKQMYGKTVTGVIRSTFVVDEKGKIAVAQYNVKATGHVAKLRRDLSV from the coding sequence TTGACCGAGACCACGCGGCTGGCGCCAGGCGACAAGGCGCCCGCCTTCAACCTGCCCGACGCCGACGGCAACACCGTGAAGCTCTCCGACTACAAGGGACGCCGGGTCGTCGTGTACTTCTACCCGGCCGCCTCAACACCCGGTTGCACCAAACAGGCCTGCGACTTCCGCGACAGCCTGGCCGAACTCAACGAGGCCGGCATCGACGTCGTCGGGATCTCCCCCGACAAGCCGGAGAAGCTGGCGAAGTTCCGCGACGCCGAGGGGCTGACGTTCCCGCTGCTGTCCGACCCGGAGCGCAAGGTGCTGACGGCATACGGCGCCTTCGGCGAGAAGCAGATGTACGGCAAGACGGTGACCGGGGTCATCCGCTCGACGTTCGTGGTGGACGAGAAGGGCAAGATCGCGGTCGCGCAGTACAACGTCAAGGCGACCGGGCACGTGGCCAAGTTGCGGCGGGATCTGTCGGTCTGA
- a CDS encoding SDR family NAD(P)-dependent oxidoreductase, protein MTTALITGASTGLGREFARLFARDGIDVVVVSSERSAAQLDELAGELRARHGVRVDQITMDLAAPGAAADLVARVDDLGVDVEYLVNNAGVGILGLKIQESDPVAVSKMVQLNVVTLTDLTTLYAARMVRAGHGAILNVSSVAAYIIPHGLEAGYAASKAYVRSFSEAVADDLRGTGVTCTHLAPGPTRTEFGHTAGVGEWSRLDRFIADCAPVAQAGYAAMRAGQVTVMPGFGTKVMRVASTLSPSRRLKAAVSGYFVTRN, encoded by the coding sequence ATGACGACCGCGCTGATCACCGGCGCCTCGACCGGCCTGGGTCGGGAGTTTGCCCGCCTCTTCGCGCGCGACGGTATCGATGTGGTGGTGGTGTCCAGCGAGCGCAGCGCGGCGCAATTGGACGAGTTGGCCGGGGAATTGCGGGCACGCCACGGCGTCCGCGTCGACCAGATCACGATGGACCTGGCGGCGCCGGGTGCCGCAGCCGACCTAGTGGCCCGCGTCGACGACCTCGGCGTCGACGTCGAGTACCTGGTCAACAACGCCGGAGTGGGAATCCTCGGTCTGAAGATCCAGGAGTCCGATCCGGTTGCCGTCTCAAAGATGGTCCAGCTGAACGTGGTGACGCTGACCGACCTGACGACGCTGTATGCCGCCCGCATGGTCAGAGCCGGCCACGGCGCGATTCTGAATGTCAGTTCGGTCGCCGCTTACATCATCCCGCACGGCCTGGAGGCGGGTTACGCCGCCAGCAAGGCGTACGTCAGAAGCTTCTCGGAGGCGGTCGCCGACGATCTGCGCGGCACGGGCGTGACGTGCACGCATCTGGCGCCCGGACCGACCCGCACCGAGTTCGGGCACACCGCCGGCGTCGGGGAGTGGTCGAGGCTGGACCGTTTCATCGCGGACTGTGCCCCGGTGGCCCAGGCGGGCTATGCGGCGATGCGGGCAGGCCAGGTCACGGTGATGCCCGGGTTCGGGACCAAAGTGATGCGGGTGGCATCGACGCTGTCACCGTCGCGGCGGCTGAAGGCCGCGGTGTCGGGCTACTTCGTGACGCGCAACTGA
- a CDS encoding ABC transporter ATP-binding protein, which produces MGTATVRIVGGHKRFDADSHALNDINLTIDDGDFLAILGRSGSGKSTLLRVIAGLETLTAGTVEWSSANGVARPHTGVVFQQPLLLPWLTAGENVTIAGRFAANKATFQPGYAQELLQRFDLQRVADRYPDQLSGGQAQRVAIIRAVATRPRLLLLDEPFSALDPAIRADLQSWLAVLAAELGVTVVLVTHDVDEALLLAGRVVLLGPDGRIRREWQPAVTAAVRTGDDQLRQEILDQYRLVEQ; this is translated from the coding sequence GTGGGAACTGCCACTGTACGAATAGTCGGTGGCCACAAGCGCTTTGATGCCGACAGTCATGCCCTCAACGACATCAACCTGACCATCGACGACGGCGACTTCCTGGCGATTCTCGGGCGCAGCGGCAGCGGCAAGTCCACCCTGCTGCGGGTCATCGCCGGGCTGGAGACGCTCACCGCGGGCACCGTCGAGTGGTCCAGCGCCAACGGTGTGGCGCGACCCCACACCGGCGTGGTTTTCCAGCAACCCCTGCTGTTGCCGTGGTTGACCGCCGGCGAGAACGTGACGATCGCCGGGCGATTCGCCGCCAACAAAGCGACATTCCAGCCGGGATACGCCCAGGAACTGCTGCAACGTTTCGACCTGCAACGGGTGGCCGACCGCTACCCCGATCAGCTCTCCGGCGGCCAGGCGCAGCGGGTGGCGATCATCCGCGCGGTGGCCACCCGGCCGCGATTGTTGCTGCTCGACGAGCCGTTCAGCGCCCTGGACCCCGCGATCCGGGCGGACCTGCAATCCTGGCTGGCCGTCCTGGCCGCCGAGCTGGGAGTGACCGTGGTGCTGGTCACCCACGATGTGGACGAAGCCCTGCTGCTGGCCGGCCGCGTGGTGCTGCTGGGACCCGACGGCAGGATTCGCCGGGAGTGGCAACCGGCCGTCACCGCCGCGGTCCGCACCGGCGACGATCAACTGCGACAAGAGATCCTGGACCAGTACCGCCTGGTCGAACAGTGA
- a CDS encoding nuclear transport factor 2 family protein, whose translation MTTDERVIELLQRNLTDVFGEGDAARRRAAVDELYTDDCVLYVPGDVLVGRDAVDRFAGDLRASHPDFVYTHRGEPQALHNGGIFAWGSGPQGEPPAYTGLDVVVVRDDKIATLYVYLNPKLT comes from the coding sequence ATGACGACTGACGAGCGCGTGATCGAGCTTCTCCAACGAAATCTGACCGACGTGTTCGGCGAGGGCGACGCAGCCCGCCGGCGCGCCGCCGTCGACGAGTTGTACACCGACGATTGCGTGCTCTACGTTCCGGGCGATGTCCTCGTCGGACGTGACGCAGTGGACCGCTTCGCCGGGGACCTCCGCGCCAGTCACCCGGACTTCGTCTACACCCACCGCGGAGAGCCGCAGGCACTGCACAACGGAGGAATTTTCGCCTGGGGGTCCGGACCGCAGGGCGAGCCGCCCGCATACACCGGCCTCGACGTCGTCGTTGTGCGGGACGACAAGATCGCGACCCTTTACGTCTACCTCAACCCGAAACTCACGTAG
- a CDS encoding dipeptidase: MTDLVERVREVLPSVRRDLEDLVRIESVWADPDRRDEVRRSAQLVSDLLSQAGFDDVRIVSEGGAPAVIAHYPAPPGAPTVLLYAHHDVQPEGDRSQWHSPPFTPTERDGRLYGRGTADDKAGIATHLAAFRAHGGRPPVGVTVFVEGEEESGSPTLGQFLAAHRDELAADVIVIADSDNWTTEVPALTVSLRGMADCVVEVATLDHGLHSGLWGGVVPDALSVLVRLLASLHDDDGNVAVQGLHESKAADVEYPPDRVRRESGLLDGVTEIGCGSVPQRLWAKPAITVIGIDTTPVAAASNTLIPRARAKVSIRVAPGGDAVQHLDAVEAHLKQHAPWGAQVSVVRGDAGQPYEIDASGPVYDAARAAFRQAWGVDAIDMGMGGSIPFIAEFAKAFPHAKILVTGVEDPATQAHSINESLDLGVLERAAITEALLLANLAT, encoded by the coding sequence ATGACTGATCTGGTTGAGCGGGTGCGCGAGGTGTTGCCTTCGGTGCGGCGCGATCTCGAGGATCTGGTGCGGATCGAATCGGTGTGGGCCGACCCGGATCGGCGCGACGAGGTGCGTCGCAGCGCGCAACTGGTCTCGGACCTGTTGTCGCAGGCGGGTTTTGACGACGTCCGGATCGTCAGCGAGGGCGGTGCTCCCGCTGTAATCGCGCATTACCCAGCGCCGCCGGGAGCGCCCACCGTGCTGCTGTATGCCCACCACGACGTGCAACCCGAGGGCGACCGCAGCCAGTGGCACTCGCCGCCTTTCACGCCGACCGAGCGTGACGGGCGCCTGTACGGCAGGGGCACCGCCGACGACAAAGCAGGCATTGCAACACATTTGGCGGCCTTCCGGGCGCACGGTGGGCGGCCGCCGGTCGGCGTGACGGTGTTCGTCGAGGGCGAGGAAGAATCGGGTTCGCCGACGTTGGGCCAGTTCCTGGCGGCGCATCGCGACGAGTTGGCCGCGGACGTGATCGTGATCGCCGACTCCGACAATTGGACCACCGAGGTTCCGGCGTTGACGGTGTCGTTGCGGGGGATGGCCGATTGCGTGGTGGAGGTCGCCACCCTGGATCACGGACTGCACTCCGGCCTGTGGGGCGGCGTGGTGCCCGATGCGCTGAGCGTGCTGGTACGGCTGCTGGCCAGCCTGCACGACGACGACGGCAACGTCGCGGTGCAAGGGTTGCACGAGAGTAAGGCGGCCGATGTCGAATATCCGCCGGACCGGGTCCGGCGGGAGTCGGGTTTGCTGGACGGGGTGACCGAGATCGGCTGCGGCTCGGTGCCGCAGCGGCTGTGGGCCAAGCCGGCGATCACGGTGATCGGGATCGACACGACGCCGGTGGCCGCGGCGTCGAACACCCTGATCCCGCGGGCGCGGGCGAAGGTCAGCATTCGGGTGGCTCCCGGTGGTGATGCGGTGCAGCACCTGGACGCAGTGGAAGCTCACCTAAAGCAGCACGCCCCCTGGGGTGCTCAGGTCAGCGTCGTCCGCGGCGACGCAGGTCAGCCGTATGAGATCGACGCGAGTGGGCCGGTGTACGACGCCGCACGCGCGGCATTCCGACAGGCCTGGGGCGTGGACGCGATCGACATGGGCATGGGCGGGTCAATCCCGTTCATCGCCGAGTTCGCCAAGGCGTTTCCGCACGCCAAGATCCTGGTCACCGGCGTGGAAGACCCGGCGACTCAAGCACACAGCATCAACGAAAGCCTGGATCTCGGCGTGCTGGAACGCGCTGCGATAACGGAGGCGCTGTTGCTGGCGAATCTCGCTACGTGA
- a CDS encoding TetR family transcriptional regulator, with amino-acid sequence MRTTDELRDTILGAARSEFAQFGLAGARIDRIARAASASKERLYAHFRDKETLFRSVVAADSAEFFAAVSLRPEAVPDFVGDIFDLACRRPEHLRMITWANLEGLTLDPPPAHEWDSVPARDIRAIEEAQAAGYVDPTWQPMELLVMLFGVGLSWAQSPHPDAQTSDPEMLAARRAAVVEAARRIIAPRE; translated from the coding sequence GTGCGCACCACAGATGAGCTTCGTGACACGATCTTGGGTGCCGCGCGATCGGAGTTCGCTCAATTCGGGCTGGCCGGTGCGCGGATCGACCGCATCGCCCGAGCGGCGAGTGCCAGCAAGGAGCGTCTCTACGCGCATTTCAGGGACAAGGAGACCCTGTTCCGCAGCGTCGTCGCCGCCGACAGTGCGGAGTTCTTCGCCGCCGTCAGCCTGCGGCCCGAGGCGGTACCCGACTTCGTCGGCGACATCTTCGACCTGGCCTGTCGGCGGCCCGAGCACCTGCGCATGATCACCTGGGCAAACCTGGAGGGGCTGACCCTCGATCCGCCGCCCGCGCACGAGTGGGATTCGGTGCCGGCCCGCGACATTCGCGCCATTGAGGAAGCTCAGGCCGCGGGCTACGTCGACCCGACCTGGCAGCCCATGGAACTGCTGGTGATGTTGTTCGGCGTCGGGCTGTCCTGGGCGCAGTCACCGCACCCGGACGCTCAGACGTCCGATCCCGAGATGCTGGCGGCACGGCGCGCGGCCGTCGTGGAGGCGGCCCGGCGAATCATTGCGCCGCGAGAATAG
- a CDS encoding ABC transporter substrate-binding protein codes for MTGLFTRRRLLIGAAAAGGLAGIADLAHAASIDRTNTSGQLRIGYLPITDAAPLLIAHAAGLYQPGVVSSAKPVLFRSWASLAEAFVTRQVDAVHMLMPTAIQLRFLLRSPVRVLSWNHTNGSALTVAPGVTDLGQLAGTQVAIPFWWSIHNIILQQLLRAHGLTPVVRRSASRSARTVELIVMSPSDMVPALANRSISGYVVADPFNAMAQVRKIGRIHTFLGDVWRDHACCVVLAHQDLIEHRPDAAASLVNSIVAAQQHINADRPAAAVALSNGAYLPQPQPAIKTALTYRAQDYRFAHPDWQPQRLGYQPFPFPSFTRRLVEAMHDTVVDGDRAFLDRIDLASVHSELVDDTFVRRALVAHGGPATFGIPADLTRAEQVQPQ; via the coding sequence GTGACCGGACTGTTCACCCGGCGCCGTCTGCTGATCGGCGCGGCCGCGGCCGGCGGGCTGGCCGGAATCGCCGACCTCGCCCACGCCGCGAGCATCGACCGCACCAACACCAGCGGGCAACTGCGAATCGGGTATCTGCCCATCACCGACGCGGCGCCCCTGTTGATCGCGCACGCTGCCGGCCTGTATCAACCAGGCGTGGTGAGTTCGGCCAAACCGGTGCTGTTCCGCAGCTGGGCCTCGCTCGCCGAAGCATTCGTCACGCGTCAGGTGGACGCGGTCCACATGCTGATGCCCACCGCGATCCAACTGCGCTTCCTGCTGCGCAGCCCGGTGCGGGTACTGAGCTGGAATCACACCAACGGATCGGCCCTGACCGTCGCGCCCGGCGTCACCGATCTGGGGCAACTTGCCGGCACTCAGGTGGCGATCCCGTTCTGGTGGTCGATCCACAACATCATCCTTCAGCAACTGCTGCGCGCCCACGGCCTGACACCGGTGGTGCGCCGCAGCGCCTCTCGAAGCGCGCGCACGGTCGAGCTGATCGTCATGAGCCCCTCAGACATGGTGCCGGCGTTGGCGAACCGGTCGATCAGCGGTTACGTGGTGGCCGACCCGTTCAACGCCATGGCGCAGGTACGCAAGATCGGGCGCATCCACACCTTCCTCGGTGACGTGTGGCGTGACCACGCCTGCTGCGTGGTGCTGGCCCACCAGGACCTGATCGAGCACCGGCCGGACGCGGCTGCGTCACTGGTCAATTCGATCGTGGCGGCCCAGCAGCACATCAACGCGGATCGGCCCGCGGCAGCCGTGGCGCTGTCCAACGGTGCCTACCTGCCGCAACCTCAGCCGGCCATCAAGACCGCGCTGACCTACCGCGCCCAGGACTACCGCTTCGCGCACCCCGACTGGCAGCCACAACGGTTGGGGTATCAACCGTTTCCCTTCCCGAGCTTCACCCGCCGCCTCGTCGAGGCCATGCATGACACCGTCGTCGACGGCGACCGCGCCTTCCTGGACCGGATCGATCTGGCGTCGGTGCATTCCGAACTGGTCGACGACACGTTCGTGCGGAGGGCGCTGGTAGCGCATGGCGGACCCGCAACCTTCGGAATCCCCGCAGATCTGACCCGAGCCGAACAGGTGCAGCCGCAATGA
- a CDS encoding PE family protein, whose product MSFVIAVPELVEAAADDLAGIQEALGEATASAAAQTTSVLPAGADEVSAAIAQLFGAHGRDFQALTTRVALFHNEFMSLLSSGATQYASAEATAAALLAGSAAGAATSPMQGLVAFASAVAAPYQTLFANTAANLQNLGTAISANPLPFLRQLIANQGGYLQTAAAAVAEAVQNLPVTVADLPLSIQNGIHAITNFQPGALAQWVVNNQIGYFNTIATSLQAAGKDFMTGLQALPASFQAAGQALQAGDFQGAVDDVSTGFVNLFLTGFSGELDFDTGFVNVAATGAFGDLTPIFSIPGQMAQNFTSLLPTGSIPAMISQNLTNLIDTATDTSQWINLGVSSLPIPLHVGLPVVLALDAIGPVLTTGDAVQSSLASLTAAVQTGDVAGAAAAILGAPATVANGFLNGQTMLPLNAGVSFPGGSGVLNSTTYLPLGGILTPLQGGELVTDITPGVPFPLGGAEFGGIIPGLLTYLPEQFAQAIGALPPAL is encoded by the coding sequence ATGTCATTTGTGATCGCCGTACCGGAGCTGGTTGAGGCGGCCGCCGACGACTTGGCCGGCATCCAAGAAGCCCTGGGGGAGGCGACCGCGTCCGCGGCGGCCCAGACGACGTCGGTGTTGCCTGCCGGGGCTGACGAGGTTTCGGCGGCGATCGCTCAGTTGTTCGGTGCCCATGGCCGGGACTTTCAGGCACTGACTACGCGGGTAGCGTTGTTCCACAACGAGTTTATGAGTCTGCTGAGCTCCGGCGCGACGCAGTACGCCAGTGCCGAAGCGACCGCTGCGGCGCTGCTCGCCGGCTCGGCTGCAGGTGCGGCGACGTCGCCCATGCAGGGACTGGTGGCATTCGCCAGTGCTGTCGCGGCGCCCTATCAGACGCTGTTCGCGAACACCGCCGCCAACCTGCAGAATCTGGGTACCGCCATCTCGGCGAATCCGCTGCCGTTCCTGCGTCAGTTAATCGCAAATCAGGGCGGTTATCTGCAGACGGCGGCCGCTGCGGTGGCCGAAGCGGTGCAAAATCTTCCCGTCACAGTAGCCGATTTGCCGCTCTCCATTCAGAACGGCATACACGCCATAACAAATTTTCAGCCCGGTGCTCTGGCGCAGTGGGTCGTCAACAACCAGATCGGCTATTTCAACACGATTGCGACCTCACTCCAGGCTGCTGGCAAAGACTTCATGACCGGCTTGCAGGCGTTGCCGGCCAGTTTTCAAGCTGCCGGCCAGGCCTTGCAGGCAGGCGACTTTCAGGGCGCGGTCGACGATGTCTCGACCGGCTTCGTGAACCTGTTCCTGACCGGCTTCAGCGGCGAACTCGACTTCGACACCGGCTTCGTCAACGTCGCGGCGACGGGTGCCTTCGGTGATCTGACACCCATCTTTTCCATTCCCGGACAGATGGCACAGAACTTCACCAGCCTGCTGCCGACCGGGTCGATTCCGGCCATGATCTCCCAGAACTTGACCAACCTCATCGACACAGCCACCGACACGTCGCAGTGGATAAATCTCGGTGTGAGCAGCCTTCCCATCCCTCTGCATGTCGGGTTGCCCGTCGTTCTGGCGCTCGATGCGATCGGTCCGGTGCTCACCACCGGCGATGCAGTGCAATCGAGCCTGGCCTCGTTGACCGCAGCGGTGCAGACCGGTGATGTCGCGGGGGCGGCGGCGGCAATCCTCGGTGCCCCCGCAACCGTCGCCAACGGTTTCCTCAACGGGCAGACCATGCTGCCGCTGAATGCTGGGGTCAGTTTCCCGGGCGGTAGTGGGGTTCTCAATTCGACGACGTACCTGCCGCTGGGCGGAATTCTGACCCCGCTTCAGGGCGGCGAACTCGTTACAGACATCACGCCGGGCGTGCCGTTCCCGCTCGGTGGCGCCGAGTTCGGCGGCATCATCCCCGGCCTGCTGACCTACCTGCCCGAACAATTCGCGCAGGCCATCGGGGCCCTGCCGCCGGCGCTTTAG
- a CDS encoding ABC transporter permease, whose protein sequence is MTLNTSTAEAPAPARPARQWWPPALAIATAIGAWWLATAVLAPSQSLLRETTPVKVVKSLVDLFNRGVLLPDTGVSLWRLLVGLLVGAVIGIPAGLLIGLNDTADRATRPVVQFLRMISPLSWAPISVALFGIGNEPVIFLIAAASVWPILINTAAGVHAIDPGYLQVAKSFGATRLEQLTVVVLPAIRGHLQTGLRVALGIAWVVLVPAEMLGVRSGLGYQILNARDQLAYGQVVAVIVVIGVIGYLLDLVARRALSGSRPA, encoded by the coding sequence ATGACTCTGAACACCTCGACAGCCGAAGCGCCGGCGCCGGCCCGCCCCGCCCGGCAGTGGTGGCCGCCCGCCCTGGCCATCGCGACCGCAATCGGGGCGTGGTGGCTGGCGACCGCCGTGCTGGCCCCGTCGCAGTCCCTGCTCCGCGAGACGACGCCGGTGAAAGTGGTCAAGTCGCTGGTTGATCTGTTCAACCGCGGCGTACTGCTACCCGACACCGGGGTGAGCCTGTGGCGGCTGCTGGTCGGGTTGCTGGTCGGTGCCGTGATCGGCATCCCCGCCGGGCTGTTGATCGGGCTGAACGACACCGCCGATCGCGCCACCCGTCCCGTCGTCCAATTCCTGCGGATGATCTCGCCGCTGTCGTGGGCGCCGATCTCGGTGGCGCTCTTCGGGATCGGCAACGAGCCGGTGATCTTCCTGATCGCCGCGGCATCGGTGTGGCCCATCCTGATCAACACCGCAGCCGGTGTGCACGCCATTGACCCTGGCTACCTGCAGGTCGCCAAATCGTTCGGCGCCACCCGCCTCGAGCAACTCACCGTCGTCGTGCTGCCCGCGATCCGCGGCCACCTGCAGACGGGTCTGCGAGTGGCGTTGGGTATCGCCTGGGTGGTGTTGGTCCCAGCCGAAATGCTGGGCGTGCGTTCGGGTCTCGGCTACCAGATTCTCAACGCCCGGGACCAGTTGGCCTACGGACAGGTGGTTGCGGTGATCGTGGTGATCGGCGTGATCGGCTACCTGCTGGATCTCGTTGCACGGCGGGCGTTGTCGGGCTCGCGCCCGGCATAG
- a CDS encoding DUF3556 domain-containing protein, giving the protein MGFIQPNLPVVETAEWSKLPRARRVIPMMQHIAANGFGTPLIMHVMYGVKIGLYILGAWVFAWTTTGIGGFTDVASWWTEPIVFQKAVLYTMLFEVVGLGCCFGPLAGRYFPPIGSALYWLRPGTIRLPPWPGRVPLTRGTNRTPFEALLYAALLVLLVTALVSDGTGPIPALGTTIGVLPRWQPVAILAVLAVVSLRDKIIFLAARGEVYAPLTVAFLFSGTDIVVGAKVVFMVIWLGAATSKLNRHFPFVISTMLANNPFIPSGFLKRSLFKRYPDDLRPSALSGFIAHFSTAIEGLVPLVLLFSHGGWPTAIAAFVMIVFHLNILLAFPMGVPLEWNVFMMFGVLWLFVAHAGIGLSDAHQPVLVALLFAVVAGTVVVGNLFPRKVSFLPGMRYYAGNWDTTVWCVKPSADEKIRIGSRALGPMQHLQLERLYKSKEATLVPIHLAYAFRGMNTHGRALFTLAHRALSGYDEDDYNLCEGEVLCAMVLGWNFGDGHLHNECLIAALQERCGFEPGEVRVVILDSQPIQTQRQEYRLVDAATGEFERGYVEVADMADAQPWDDDIPIHVTSQAPGRQGLPA; this is encoded by the coding sequence ATGGGGTTCATCCAGCCGAACCTGCCCGTCGTGGAGACAGCCGAATGGAGCAAACTTCCGCGGGCCCGACGCGTGATCCCGATGATGCAGCACATCGCCGCCAACGGATTCGGCACCCCGCTGATCATGCACGTGATGTACGGCGTGAAGATCGGACTCTACATCCTGGGGGCCTGGGTATTCGCCTGGACCACAACGGGCATCGGCGGCTTCACCGACGTCGCCTCGTGGTGGACCGAGCCGATCGTCTTCCAGAAGGCCGTGCTCTACACGATGCTGTTCGAAGTCGTCGGCCTCGGCTGCTGCTTCGGGCCGTTGGCCGGGCGGTACTTCCCGCCCATCGGATCGGCCTTGTACTGGCTGCGCCCCGGGACCATCCGGCTGCCGCCGTGGCCCGGACGGGTACCGCTGACCAGGGGCACCAACAGGACCCCTTTCGAGGCTCTGCTCTACGCAGCCCTGCTGGTATTGCTCGTCACCGCGCTGGTCTCCGACGGCACCGGGCCGATTCCGGCGCTCGGCACAACGATCGGAGTGCTGCCCCGGTGGCAACCGGTGGCGATCCTCGCGGTCCTGGCCGTGGTCAGCCTGCGCGACAAGATCATCTTTCTGGCCGCCCGCGGCGAGGTGTATGCGCCCCTGACGGTGGCTTTCCTGTTCTCCGGGACCGACATCGTCGTCGGGGCCAAGGTCGTCTTCATGGTCATCTGGCTCGGAGCGGCCACGTCAAAGCTGAACAGGCACTTTCCCTTTGTGATCTCCACCATGCTGGCGAACAACCCGTTCATTCCGTCGGGATTCCTCAAGCGGTCACTGTTCAAGCGGTACCCGGATGATTTGCGGCCCAGTGCCTTGTCGGGATTCATTGCGCACTTCTCCACCGCAATCGAGGGTTTGGTGCCTTTGGTACTGCTCTTCTCGCACGGCGGATGGCCCACGGCCATTGCCGCATTCGTGATGATCGTGTTCCACCTGAACATTCTGCTGGCCTTCCCGATGGGAGTTCCGCTGGAGTGGAACGTCTTCATGATGTTCGGGGTGCTGTGGCTGTTCGTCGCGCACGCGGGCATCGGCCTGTCCGACGCGCACCAGCCGGTATTGGTGGCACTGTTGTTCGCGGTGGTCGCCGGTACCGTCGTCGTCGGAAACCTGTTCCCCCGCAAGGTTTCCTTCCTCCCGGGCATGCGGTACTACGCCGGAAACTGGGACACCACGGTGTGGTGCGTCAAGCCGTCGGCCGACGAGAAGATCCGTATCGGCTCGCGCGCGCTCGGCCCGATGCAGCATCTGCAGCTCGAGCGGTTGTACAAGAGCAAAGAGGCCACGCTGGTTCCCATTCACCTCGCGTACGCATTCCGCGGGATGAACACGCACGGGCGCGCCCTGTTCACCCTCGCGCACCGGGCGCTGTCCGGATACGACGAGGACGACTACAACCTGTGTGAGGGCGAGGTGTTGTGCGCCATGGTGCTGGGCTGGAACTTCGGCGACGGGCATCTGCACAACGAGTGCCTGATAGCGGCGCTGCAGGAGCGGTGCGGATTCGAACCGGGCGAGGTGCGCGTGGTCATTCTGGACTCCCAGCCCATTCAGACGCAGCGGCAGGAGTACCGGCTCGTCGACGCCGCGACGGGCGAGTTCGAGCGCGGTTATGTGGAGGTCGCCGATATGGCCGACGCACAGCCCTGGGACGACGACATCCCGATCCACGTCACCAGCCAGGCGCCGGGCAGGCAAGGCCTGCCCGCATGA
- a CDS encoding lysophospholipid acyltransferase family protein: MTEARETVMNHPRRVQILSEALQKIQGGIQPVVDLYRPYVSGLEKLPADGRFLLVGNHTQQAFAEILLVPHYVRRVTGTRVRPLADRKFGEAKGLGRDLIAAYGGVVGAPETARELMRHNETILVFPGGGREIGKFKGEEYRLNWQGRSGFARLAAEHDYPIVPVGLVGGDDVYKSLVTRDSRLGRLSQAVSKRLTGDADMAMPLIRGVGPTLIPRPQRMYLRFGDPIDTSRPARVSAETWVSRVRDNAQRELEVILRDLLALRADDPFRELNPLAWSRAVA; encoded by the coding sequence ATGACCGAAGCACGTGAAACCGTGATGAACCACCCCCGCCGCGTGCAGATCCTGAGTGAGGCACTGCAGAAGATCCAGGGCGGGATCCAACCCGTCGTCGACCTGTACCGGCCCTATGTCAGCGGGCTGGAGAAGCTGCCCGCCGATGGCCGATTCTTGTTGGTGGGCAACCATACTCAACAGGCATTCGCAGAAATCCTGCTCGTTCCGCACTACGTGCGGCGGGTGACGGGCACCCGGGTGCGGCCGTTGGCCGATCGCAAGTTCGGTGAGGCGAAAGGGCTGGGACGTGACCTCATCGCCGCCTACGGCGGCGTCGTCGGCGCCCCGGAGACCGCCCGCGAGTTGATGCGCCACAACGAGACCATCCTGGTGTTCCCGGGAGGGGGCCGCGAGATCGGGAAATTCAAGGGTGAGGAATACCGGTTGAACTGGCAGGGCCGGTCCGGCTTCGCGCGCCTGGCCGCCGAACACGACTACCCCATCGTGCCGGTCGGACTGGTTGGCGGCGACGACGTCTACAAGAGCCTGGTCACGCGGGACAGCAGGCTGGGCCGTCTCAGCCAAGCTGTGAGCAAGAGGCTCACGGGCGATGCGGACATGGCGATGCCCTTGATCAGAGGAGTCGGCCCCACCCTCATCCCCCGCCCGCAGCGGATGTATCTGCGGTTCGGCGACCCGATCGACACCAGCAGACCAGCCCGGGTGTCGGCCGAGACCTGGGTGAGCAGGGTCCGCGACAACGCTCAGCGCGAACTCGAAGTCATACTCCGCGACCTGCTGGCGTTGCGGGCCGACGACCCGTTCCGGGAACTCAACCCGCTGGCGTGGTCGCGCGCGGTCGCGTGA